The Clostridiales bacterium genome contains the following window.
AGCTAAGGGCATGCACACCAATAAGGAACGCAATTTGCTTGTCTGCTTAGTTAGAAAAAGACAGGTGTCCGCCATGAGAAAACTTTTGAAAGAATACGCGCCCGATTCGTTTACTTACATCTCCCAAGCGACCGAAGTCATCGGCGAAGGATTTACTTCA
Protein-coding sequences here:
- a CDS encoding DUF2179 domain-containing protein; this translates as AKGMHTNKERNLLVCLVRKRQVSAMRKLLKEYAPDSFTYISQATEVIGEGFTS